In a genomic window of Urocitellus parryii isolate mUroPar1 chromosome 2, mUroPar1.hap1, whole genome shotgun sequence:
- the B3galt5 gene encoding beta-1,3-galactosyltransferase 5, with product MAYQKLRLTYYACLLLVGVLCLYFSMAPYKEEPFIFKKKYGTFLQLPDIDCRQDPPFLVLLVTSSHQQVAARMAIRKTWGGERTVSGRQVRTFFLLGTTANQDEMSAVAQESQQHGDIIQKNFRDVYFNLTLKTMMGMEWVHYFCPQVAFVMKTDSDMFVNVHYLTELLLKKNRTTRFFTGFLKLNEYPIRKKFNKWFVSKYEYPWDRYPPFCSGTGYVFSSDVASQVYNVSESVPFIKLEDVFVGLCLAKLQIRPEELHSQQTFFPGGLRFSVCRFRKIVACHFITPKEMLIYWHVLETSQEDCPEV from the coding sequence ATGGCTTACCAGAAGTTGAGGCTGACCTACTACGCGTGCCTGCTGTTGGTGGGAGTGCTGTGCCTGTATTTCAGCATGGCTCCTTATAAAGAAGAGcctttcattttcaagaaaaaatacgGGACGTTCCTTCAGCTCCCAGATATCGATTGCAGGCAAGATCCTCCCTTCCTTGTCCTGCTGGTGACTTCATCCCACCAGCAGGTGGCCGCTCGCATGGCCATCCGGAAGACGTGGGGGGGAGAGAGGACAGTGAGCGGGAGGCAGGTGAGGACATTCTTCCTCCTGGGGACCACGGCCAACCAGGACGAGATGAGCGCGGTGGCCCAGGAGAGCCAGCAGCACGGCGACATCATCCAGAAGAACTTCAGGGATGTCTACTTCAATCTGACCCTCAAGACCATGATGGGCATGGAGTGGGTCCACTACTTCTGTCCTCAGGTGGCTTTCGTGATGAAGACAGACTCGGACATGTTTGTGAACGTCCACTACCTGACCGAGCTGCTCCTGAAGAAGAACAGGACCACGAGGTTCTTCACTGGCTTCCTGAAGCTCAACGAGTATCCCATCAGGAAGAAGTTCAATAAGTGGTTTGTGAGTAAATATGAATACCCCTGGGACAGGTACCCGCCCTTCTGCTCTGGCACCGGCTACGTCTTTTCCAGCGATGTGGCCAGCCAGGTGTACAACGTCTCCGAGAGCGTCCCCTTCATTAAGCTCGAGGATGTCTTTGTGGGGCTCTGCCTGGCGAAGCTGCAGATCCGGCCCGAGGAGCTCCACTCCCAGCAGACCTTCTTCCCGGGGGGGTTACGCTTCTCCGTGTGCCGCTTTAGGAAGATCGTGGCCTGCCATTTCATCACACCCAAGGAAATGCTGATCTACTGGCATGTCCTGGAGACCTCCCAGGAAGACTGTCCCGAGGTCTGA